A stretch of Tigriopus californicus strain San Diego chromosome 11, Tcal_SD_v2.1, whole genome shotgun sequence DNA encodes these proteins:
- the LOC131890220 gene encoding uncharacterized protein LOC131890220, with product MTPSFRSVLPLSLFFGLCSSYVGNSFEYDSPRRQVEVTNEHLYQSPRIVILGATGVGKSSLANVLLGRDKNYDGRGHLDGCFKVMGLNNHGSSVTKKTCPDAGHWLGNLSAPLFTVIDTPGFGNNLIEEEKTIEGLVNVLKDEIKYIHAFVIAFKQQDNRMTASLRSMIGLFQKMFGDGFWENAILEATHWNYHPKNVEIRDSSEPRLTEKHWSREFNRLFHNEYGLKKPLNAVFIDTFYDPHNPSEVAKFKANTDTLFQFSQSRNPFECKDIKIALTEIRQLQNDIYELENNKREQIKTIQDLLESNYVLNRTLQRAGLTTPAPTLYPASLQNQYCWSNKCYTPTEFALFGIGICVLGILIGIVAVAWFRNQCSPEDKYYSYSVDETPPPIQTSAKNGDIQRHDSSMLSNSDSGGFNSHKYDSVVAVSPNARRDSVVQPGDLSTDVIRCDDQINGNVHYMANGGGPLETMM from the coding sequence ATGACTCCCAGCTTCCGGTCCGTTTTGCCTTTGAGCCTTTTCTTCGGGCTGTGCTCGTCTTACGTGGGCAACTCTTTTGAATATGACTCTCCTCGACGTCAAGTGGAAGTCACGAATGAGCACCTTTATCAAAGTCCAAGGATTGTAATCCTTGGCGCCACTGGCGTGGGCAAGTCAAGTTTGGCCAATGTTCTCTTGGGCCGTGACAAGAACTATGATGGTCGAGGCCACCTGGATGGTTGCTTCAAGGTCATGGGACTCAATAACCACGGATCGTCCGTGACCAAAAAGACATGTCCTGATGCGGGCCATTGGTTGGGAAATCTGTCGGCACCGTTGTTCACGGTGATCGACACCCCCGGGTTTGGGAACAACCTCATTGAAGAGGAGAAGACCATTGAAGGTCTCGTGAACGTCCTGAAGGACGAGATCAAATACATCCATGCCTTTGTGATTGCATTCAAACAGCAAGACAACCGCATGACGGCGTCTCTGCGGAGCATGATTGGGTTGTTCCAAAAGATGTTTGGCGATGGGTTCTGGGAGAACGCCATCTTAGAGGCCACGCATTGGAACTATCATCCCAAGAACGTGGAGATCCGAGACTCCTCCGAGCCTCGACTCACCGAGAAACACTGGTCCCGGGAGTTCAACCGACTCTTCCATAACGAATACGGACTGAAGAAGCCCCTGAATGCTGTGTTCATTGATACCTTTTACGATCCTCACAACCCGTCGGAAGTGGCCAAATTCAAGGCAAACACCGACACTCTCTTCCAATTTTCCCAGAGTCGGAACCCGTTCGAATGCAAGGATATCAAGATCGCCCTCACGGAGATCCGGCAACTTCAAAATGACATCTACGAACTGGAGAACAACAAACGTGAGCAGATCAAAACCATCCAGGATCTTCTGGAGTCGAACTACGTGCTGAACCGGACTCTCCAGCGAGCTGGCCTCACCACACCCGCTCCTACACTCTACCCTGCCAGTCTTCAGAACCAGTATTGTTGGTCCAACAAGTGCTACACGCCCACGGAGTTCGCCCTCTTTGGCATTGGTATTTGCGTCCTCGGCATCCTCATCGGCATCGTGGCCGTGGCCTGGTTCCGAAACCAATGCAGCCCCGAAGACAAGTATTACAGCTACAGTGTCGACGAGACGCCCCCACCCATTCAAACCAGTGCCAAAAATGGCGACATCCAGCGTCACGACTCATCCATGTTGTCCAACTCGGACTCGGGCGGGTTCAACAGCCACAAGTACGACTCGGTGGTGGCCGTCTCACCCAACGCTCGACGGGACTCGGTCGTTCAACCCGGGGACTTATCCACCGATGTGATTCGTTGTGACGACCAAATCAACGGCAACGTCCACTACATGGCCAATGGTGGAGGTCCACTCGAGACGATGATGTGA